A region of the uncultured Bacteroides sp. genome:
AGAGACATTTAATACATTAAATACCTCATATCCATTGCCACTCCGGCCGTATCTATAATGGAAAAGGATCTCTCCCTTCGGACCATACATAAACTCCGGATAAGTAGTAACATCTTCTTCTTTACCAGTCATGTGGTGAACTGCCTGCATGGAACGGATTTCCCAAGGTTCATTGCTCTTAAAGTAGACCATGGGACTGGAATGCATATTTCCTACCACATGGATATACCCAGCTTCATCAACAAACAACGAGATATAATTATGACTATCCCACGGCACTTTTGTATCTAAAGCCTTGTAATACCACTTTTTCTGATTCAGCTTTCGAGAAGCCAGAACCATTTGGTGAAGCGTATCATAATAAGCCACGTACTGATGATTACCTTTTGTGTAAAGTGCAAAGTTTACAGGAAAATCGGCAGGTACATCACTAATTTTAAGAACACTCTTAATCTTTAAGCCATCCCGTTTAACAACCTTAGACTTATCAATACGAGTCATTTTAGAAACAGATGACAGAAATACCTCCTCTTTTGAGGAAGCATTCTGAACTGTAGCCAGCATAGTACTGGCAAATAATAAAGTAGAATATAAAAACCTACTGGCACCCATTATCTATAATTAATTTATTTCCAATGCAACAATAGACTTAGCAGGCATCTTTACAGTAAGGCCTTGCTTAGTAATTTTTGCATCCTTGAAGTCTTTTGGTTGCACTTTCTCTGGAGCACCAAATGCATTATAATCTTCTACATCTTTTGAAGTAAGAATACGTCCGCTCACTTTAGAAGTTTTCAATAAAGGAATATTAATAGCCACATCCTCACTATTATTAAGATCGGTATTAGCCAATGTAATATGTATAGCTCCATTAGCATCTTTAGATGCAGAAACACTTAACGTAGGAACAGCACGGTTATTTTCAAGCTTAGTTGTATCACATGTCAGATTCAAAGGAAGATAAGTAGCACCCTGATGTACTTTATACATATCAAATACATAGTAAGTTGGAGTCAGCACCATTTCTTTTCCTTTAGTAAGAATCATGGATTGAAGTACATTAACCACCTGAGCAATGTTAGCCATTTGAATACGGTCACCATATTTATTAAACACATTCAGCGTAAGAGCAGCAACCATAGCATCACGCAATGTATTTTGTTGGAAAAGATGTCCCGGGTTAGTACCTGGCTCTACATCCCACCATGTTCCCCATTCATCAACCATTAAGCCTACTTTCTTTTTTGCATCATATTTATCCATAATAGCGATATGCTTCTTTACCACATCCTCTATTTCAAGACACTTGCCTAAAGTCCAGTAATAATCATCTTTCGTGAAATTTGTAGCTGAACCCTTACTTCCGTCCCAGCCTTTGCAAGTATAATAATGAAGTGAAAGACCGTTCATCTTATTACCAACTTTTTGCATCAATGTCTCAGTCCATTTATAATCATAATCACTGGCACCGCTGGCAATTTTAAATAACTGGTTGCTATCATAATTACGGCAATAAGTAGAATAACGGCGGAATAAATCGGCATAATAAGCAGGCTCCATGTTACCACCACAGCCCCAGCTTTCGTTACCAACGCCTAAGTACTTAACTTTCCAAGCCTTGTCACGACCATTCTTCCGGCGAAGATTAGCCATTGGACTATCACCGTCCGAAGTCATATATTCCACCCATTTGGCCAACTCTTCAACTGTACCACTTCCCACATTTCCGCTGATATAAGGTTCGCAACCTAATAATTCGCAAAGGTTAAGAAACTCATGTGTACCAAAGCTGTTATCTTCAATAGTTCCACCCCAGTTATTATTCACCATTTTAGGACGATTCTCTTTCGGACCAATGCCATCCATCCAATGATATTCATCGGCAAAGCATCCACCCGGCCAGCGAAGGTTTGGAATATGCAATTTCTTTAATGCCTCAAGCACATCAGTACGATAGCCTTTTGTATTTGGGATGTCCGAATTCTCACCAACCCAAAGTCCGCCATAGATGCAACTTCCCAAATGTTCGGCAAAATGTCCGTAAATATGTTTACTAATTGTTTGTGTTCCTTGTTCAGGATGAATTTCAATAGCAGCTTTCTTCTGCGCGGAAATTGATAAACTCGCGGCAAGCAAAGTGCCTAACAGGAATGCTTTTCTCATGTCTTTAAAAGTATTAAATATAATTATAATGATTTCGAAACAAAATATGTGTTACAAATATAGCTCATTTCCCCTAATTAATAGTTCAAATTTGGACCATATAAGTAGACAAATGAATTAAAAAACAAATTTTTATCTTTACTATTGAAAAAGCAAGTACTCTGCTTTTAAAATTAGATAAGGAAACAGGTAAAAATAAGATGCGCGGGCAAACATGTCATTATTAAGGGTGTTTATAATTACTGATATCTGCTTTCCAGGTCTTGCAATCTTGTGCTAAAGAAAAAAAATAGCGGGAAAATTATCCCGCTAACAAAAAATATAATTAAGCCTTCCTGGCTCTATGCCCGGCACTTGCCTGCATGTTTGTTTTTCCTGGCTTAAACACTACATGCTTTATTGCTTTTTCAAACCTTTCATGCATGCTTGATTTACCAAATTTAGGAATCACCGGTTTGTTTGTTTTTCCTGGTTCGGGAAGGACTGATCTCGGCATTTTTTCTCCCCCAAAGTTCGGCAATATCCTGGTAATGAATTTCCCGAGATTGCTCATCTTCATTTTTTTCTCCATGATAAATTGAGTTTTAAATATAAATACTCCTGTATTTATGTAACGCTCTTATATTGCATTTGTTCGGTAACAAACCAATAAATTCAGCCTGTCTGATATTATAAAAAAAGGAATATTTAACCGTTTTTTCATCTATAAGCGGAGCAAATGCACTTTCTTTGCAGAGTAAAGAATAAAGCATATACATTATTTAAATGAAATTTAAAGTTAACAACCGACAATTACTTCTCTTAGCAGGAATGGTATGGATAGTGGCCGGAGCTAATATCTTAAGGATTGGCATTCTCACCTGGATCACAGACACCCATTGCTGGTTGTTCAAAACAGGAGAAGCAACCATTGTTTTCCTTATCTTCTTCAATCTGATATTCAAAAAGCTATATAACAAACATACAGACCGAATTTGCAAGAAAGCCAATAACAACCATCTTCTTTCATTCTTTGACTTCAAAGGATGGATCATTATGTTTTTCATGATCACTCTCGGAGTTACAGTCCGAAAGTTTCAACTCCTGCCAAACTCTTTTATCTCGGTATTTTATACCGGACTCTCAACAGCTCTGATCATTACCGGTGTTCTATTTTTCCGTAAAGGGATAAATTATGCTCAATCCTGAATAAAAGGTTCTGTAAATCTTAGCAAACTATTTTTTCTTGCCGAAAGTTCCATGCATTGATTTCAGCAATGTTTGCGGTGTCCATTTAGAAACAATCATTCGGCGTATGGTTTGTAAGGGCTTTACTGAATCACGTTTTGATATAAGTATAAATGAAAGCTTAAAGTACTTACTTAACTCCTCAGCTGCTTTATGATCATAAACACCATTTGGATAAGCCCAGTATTCAACAGGCATACCAATTATCTTTT
Encoded here:
- a CDS encoding alpha-L-arabinofuranosidase C-terminal domain-containing protein, translating into MRKAFLLGTLLAASLSISAQKKAAIEIHPEQGTQTISKHIYGHFAEHLGSCIYGGLWVGENSDIPNTKGYRTDVLEALKKLHIPNLRWPGGCFADEYHWMDGIGPKENRPKMVNNNWGGTIEDNSFGTHEFLNLCELLGCEPYISGNVGSGTVEELAKWVEYMTSDGDSPMANLRRKNGRDKAWKVKYLGVGNESWGCGGNMEPAYYADLFRRYSTYCRNYDSNQLFKIASGASDYDYKWTETLMQKVGNKMNGLSLHYYTCKGWDGSKGSATNFTKDDYYWTLGKCLEIEDVVKKHIAIMDKYDAKKKVGLMVDEWGTWWDVEPGTNPGHLFQQNTLRDAMVAALTLNVFNKYGDRIQMANIAQVVNVLQSMILTKGKEMVLTPTYYVFDMYKVHQGATYLPLNLTCDTTKLENNRAVPTLSVSASKDANGAIHITLANTDLNNSEDVAINIPLLKTSKVSGRILTSKDVEDYNAFGAPEKVQPKDFKDAKITKQGLTVKMPAKSIVALEIN